The proteins below come from a single Bacillota bacterium genomic window:
- a CDS encoding MFS transporter — protein MAVFQHRNFAILFAGQVISQAGNNLFDIALPWYVYTRTGSKAALASAGVAVTLPLLASLFAGVWVDRRPKRPTLVATGAARALICFLLFGAARAGLPVTWILVLVFLLQLAGAVSSPAYNALLPRLVPAEELPAATGLFRSGSGAAQLGGMLAGGALLDAVGAPLLFLLDGLSFVALVASLLVLSVSEAVPVARGTGGLWAEWVAGVRLAFRSRLVRRLLLAVTVANFALAPVDILLTAWVKGPLHGGGSLLGVINAGALAGVVVGGMMLGSLSRRAAVKTLLAAGLLCAGVGYAALGAWPDAVWDTSLAVLVGLGNGVTGGAATAWLLRAVPQGMLGRVTGLVNALSTVMTPLGVALLGGLMAYLPLNVLWWVLGAMMAVAGLSLVFPVEDDPDRVESGEAGVAGR, from the coding sequence GTGGCCGTCTTCCAGCACAGGAACTTCGCCATCCTCTTCGCGGGACAGGTGATCTCACAGGCGGGGAACAACCTCTTCGACATCGCCCTGCCATGGTACGTGTACACCCGGACGGGTTCGAAGGCGGCCCTGGCCTCGGCGGGGGTCGCCGTCACGCTGCCCCTCCTGGCGAGCCTGTTCGCGGGGGTCTGGGTGGACCGCCGGCCGAAGCGACCCACGCTGGTCGCGACGGGCGCGGCGCGTGCCCTGATCTGCTTCCTCCTGTTCGGCGCCGCCCGGGCGGGTCTGCCGGTCACCTGGATCCTGGTCCTCGTCTTCCTCCTCCAGCTCGCGGGCGCGGTCTCCTCGCCCGCCTACAACGCGCTCCTGCCACGACTCGTACCCGCCGAGGAACTGCCGGCGGCGACGGGGCTCTTCCGATCCGGGTCGGGAGCCGCGCAGCTGGGGGGCATGCTCGCGGGCGGAGCGCTGCTGGACGCGGTCGGCGCGCCCCTCCTCTTCCTGCTGGACGGGCTCTCCTTCGTGGCCTTGGTCGCCAGCCTGCTCGTCCTGAGCGTCTCGGAGGCCGTCCCGGTGGCCCGGGGCACCGGCGGCCTGTGGGCGGAGTGGGTGGCCGGCGTACGGCTGGCCTTCCGGTCGCGCCTGGTCCGCCGCCTCCTCCTGGCGGTGACCGTGGCCAACTTCGCCCTGGCCCCGGTCGACATCCTGCTCACCGCCTGGGTGAAGGGACCGCTCCACGGAGGCGGCTCGCTCCTCGGGGTGATCAACGCCGGCGCCCTGGCCGGCGTCGTGGTGGGCGGGATGATGCTGGGCTCTCTCAGCCGGCGGGCGGCGGTCAAGACCCTCCTCGCCGCCGGCCTGCTCTGCGCCGGCGTGGGCTACGCCGCCCTGGGAGCATGGCCCGACGCGGTCTGGGACACGTCGCTCGCCGTCCTGGTCGGGCTCGGCAACGGGGTCACCGGGGGAGCGGCCACCGCCTGGCTCCTGCGCGCGGTCCCGCAGGGGATGCTGGGCCGGGTGACGGGACTGGTCAACGCTCTGAGCACCGTCATGACGCCGTTGGGCGTGGCGCTCTTGGGCGGCCTCATGGCCTACCTGCCGCTGAACGTCCTCTGGTGGGTGCTCGGAGCGATGATGGCGGTCGCCGGGCTCAGCCTGGTCTTCCCCGTCGAGGACGATCCGGATCGGGTCGAGTCCGGCGAGGCGGGCGTCGCCGGCCGGTGA
- a CDS encoding CoA transferase encodes MEDGHGEQPRLEPLRGRRVVSLALNVPGPVAAARLHRLGAEVVKVEPPGGDPLAGFAPGWYRALTQGQHLLRLDLKSAEGRMELDELLGSADLLLTAQRPSALGRLGLDRASLRRRFPRLAQVAIVGHPAPETERPGHDLTYLAAAGLARPPRLPPTLPVDLAGAERAVAAALALLLARDQGQEAGYAEVALAQVAFDLAEPLRQGLTAPGGLLGGGLAFYRFYRASDGWVALAALEPRFAARLKEELALTRGDARELEALFARRPAAEWQAWAEARDLPLVALPDVQGEPPGFTA; translated from the coding sequence ATGGAAGACGGCCACGGCGAGCAACCGCGCCTGGAGCCCCTCCGAGGGCGGCGCGTGGTCAGCCTCGCCCTCAACGTGCCGGGCCCGGTGGCGGCCGCGCGCCTGCACCGGCTGGGGGCGGAGGTGGTCAAGGTGGAGCCGCCGGGCGGCGACCCCCTGGCCGGCTTCGCTCCCGGCTGGTACCGGGCCCTCACCCAGGGACAGCACCTCCTGCGCCTCGACCTGAAGAGCGCGGAAGGGAGGATGGAGCTGGACGAGCTGCTGGGGTCGGCGGACCTGCTCCTCACCGCCCAGCGCCCCTCGGCGCTCGGGCGGCTGGGCCTCGACCGGGCCAGCCTCCGGCGACGCTTCCCCCGCCTCGCCCAGGTGGCCATCGTGGGCCATCCCGCCCCGGAGACGGAGCGGCCCGGGCACGACCTGACCTACCTGGCCGCGGCGGGCCTGGCGCGGCCGCCGCGGCTGCCGCCGACGCTCCCGGTGGACCTGGCCGGCGCCGAGAGAGCGGTCGCCGCGGCCCTGGCGCTCCTGCTGGCGCGCGACCAGGGACAGGAGGCCGGCTACGCCGAGGTGGCGCTGGCCCAGGTCGCCTTCGATCTGGCCGAGCCCCTGCGCCAGGGCCTCACGGCGCCAGGCGGGCTCCTGGGCGGCGGCCTGGCCTTCTACCGCTTCTACCGGGCGAGCGATGGCTGGGTCGCCCTGGCCGCGCTGGAGCCGCGCTTCGCGGCCCGCCTCAAGGAGGAGCTGGCGCTCACTCGCGGGGACGCCCGGGAGCTGGAGGCGCTCTTCGCGCGGCGGCCAGCCGCCGAATGGCAGGCGTGGGCCGAGGCCCGGGACCTGCCGCTGGTGGCGCTCCCCGATGTTCAGGGCGAGCCGCCCGGCTTCACCGCCTGA
- the thiS gene encoding sulfur carrier protein ThiS, producing the protein MALRLWVNGRSEEVVDGLRLEEFLAARGVARTGLAVAVNGRVLRPGENPELREGDRLELVRAVAGGERDEADRLHVAGTPLRSRLFLGTGKYPDEESMRRALEAAEPGLVTVAVRAMNPGRGEQSLLDAIDLRRYRLLPNTAGSTSASQAVHMAELARVATGTEWIKLEIVGDPRTLWPDTAATVEATRELVRQGFVVLAYTSPDLVAALRLEEAGAAAVMPLASPIGTGQGFQDWAGLRRIIERIQVPVVIDAGLGVPSEAARAMEMGADAVLVNSAVAYAGDPAAMALAFRLAVEAGRRAFLAGRMPVREEAVPSSPTRGLPSPGGLPASLEGTAG; encoded by the coding sequence ATGGCCTTGCGCCTGTGGGTCAATGGAAGATCGGAAGAGGTCGTGGACGGGCTCCGGCTGGAGGAGTTCCTCGCCGCCAGGGGGGTGGCGAGGACCGGGCTGGCGGTGGCGGTCAACGGCCGCGTCCTCCGGCCCGGTGAGAACCCGGAGCTCCGGGAGGGCGACCGCCTCGAACTGGTCCGGGCGGTGGCCGGCGGCGAACGGGACGAGGCCGATCGCCTCCACGTCGCGGGGACGCCCCTCCGGAGCAGGCTCTTCCTGGGCACGGGCAAGTACCCCGACGAGGAGAGCATGCGTCGGGCGCTGGAGGCGGCAGAGCCCGGGCTGGTCACCGTGGCGGTCCGCGCCATGAACCCGGGGCGCGGCGAACAGAGCCTCCTGGACGCCATCGATCTCCGCCGCTACCGCCTGCTCCCCAACACCGCCGGCTCCACGAGCGCGTCCCAGGCGGTCCACATGGCCGAACTGGCGCGGGTGGCCACCGGCACCGAGTGGATCAAACTGGAGATCGTCGGCGATCCGAGGACGCTCTGGCCGGACACGGCGGCGACGGTGGAGGCGACCAGGGAGCTGGTCCGGCAGGGCTTCGTCGTCCTGGCCTATACCAGCCCCGATCTGGTGGCGGCGCTGCGCCTGGAGGAGGCGGGTGCCGCCGCCGTCATGCCGCTCGCCTCCCCCATCGGCACGGGCCAGGGCTTCCAGGACTGGGCCGGCCTCCGCCGCATCATCGAGCGGATCCAGGTGCCGGTGGTGATCGACGCCGGGCTGGGCGTCCCCTCCGAGGCCGCACGCGCGATGGAGATGGGTGCCGACGCGGTCCTGGTCAACAGCGCCGTCGCCTACGCCGGCGATCCGGCGGCCATGGCACTGGCCTTCCGCCTGGCGGTCGAGGCAGGGCGCCGCGCCTTCCTGGCCGGCCGCATGCCCGTCCGGGAGGAGGCCGTCCCCTCCAGTCCCACCCGGGGGCTGCCCTCGCCCGGCGGCCTGCCCGCCTCGCTGGAGGGTACGGCCGGATGA
- a CDS encoding DUF763 domain-containing protein — MATRTGVADLPLHGGHCPPWLFRRMVELSGGILEAVVLEYGPREVLRRFADPFWYQAFGSVLGFDWHSSGLTTTVAGAVKIALAQRGRDLGLFAAGGKGATSRRTPREIETAADRYALAFDPTSLVGASRLAAKVDSVAVQDGFELYHHTFLFTADGAWAVVQQGMERGGRWARRYHWLGEQVKSFVQEPHSAVCSDRRGPTLNLVDPESGPARTTIAALAREERPDAVLRDYRRLLDWLDSGAGREARAAARAARGVQAARTARLARAGQLSLLEASAPGATAGGGAADGAAAAEDSPDGASRALVRYLSLPAAHAVPDADRLDRILRRVYERQVPDFQALIGLPGVGAQTVRALSMVAEVVHGVPASFRDPVRYSFAHGGKDGHPYPVDRAAYDRSIRVLADAVERARLGDREKLEATRRLAALAGGSRAGRQAHQLGSVAIPLVLQGRNRAGTGAVIADGTLSD; from the coding sequence ATGGCGACGCGCACCGGAGTGGCGGACCTGCCGCTCCACGGCGGTCACTGCCCGCCGTGGCTCTTCCGGCGGATGGTGGAGCTTTCGGGCGGCATCCTCGAGGCGGTGGTCCTGGAGTACGGGCCCCGGGAGGTCCTCCGCCGCTTCGCCGATCCCTTCTGGTACCAGGCCTTCGGCTCGGTCCTCGGCTTCGACTGGCACTCCTCGGGGCTGACGACCACGGTGGCGGGCGCCGTCAAGATCGCGCTCGCCCAGCGGGGCCGCGATCTGGGCCTCTTCGCGGCCGGCGGCAAGGGGGCCACCTCGCGGCGGACGCCGCGGGAGATCGAGACGGCGGCCGACCGGTATGCCCTGGCCTTCGACCCGACGTCGCTGGTCGGGGCGAGCCGGCTGGCCGCCAAGGTGGACTCGGTGGCGGTCCAAGACGGCTTTGAGCTCTATCACCACACCTTTCTCTTCACGGCGGACGGCGCCTGGGCGGTGGTACAGCAGGGGATGGAACGGGGCGGGCGCTGGGCGCGGCGCTACCACTGGCTGGGGGAGCAGGTGAAGAGCTTCGTGCAGGAGCCGCACAGCGCCGTCTGCTCCGACCGCCGCGGACCGACGCTCAACCTGGTGGACCCCGAGAGCGGGCCGGCGCGCACAACCATCGCCGCCCTGGCGCGGGAAGAGCGGCCGGACGCGGTGCTCCGCGACTACCGCCGCCTCCTGGACTGGCTCGACTCGGGCGCCGGCCGGGAGGCCCGGGCGGCTGCCCGTGCCGCTCGCGGCGTGCAAGCCGCCCGCACCGCCCGCTTGGCCCGCGCCGGCCAGTTGAGCCTGTTGGAGGCGTCCGCGCCCGGCGCGACCGCCGGCGGCGGAGCCGCGGACGGGGCCGCGGCGGCGGAGGACAGCCCGGACGGGGCGAGCCGGGCGCTGGTCCGCTATCTGAGCCTGCCGGCAGCCCACGCCGTGCCGGACGCCGACCGCCTGGACCGGATCCTGCGCCGGGTCTACGAGCGGCAGGTGCCCGACTTCCAGGCGCTCATCGGGCTGCCCGGCGTGGGAGCGCAGACGGTGCGGGCGCTCAGCATGGTGGCCGAGGTGGTCCACGGCGTCCCGGCCAGCTTCCGGGACCCGGTCCGCTACAGCTTCGCCCACGGGGGCAAGGACGGCCATCCCTATCCTGTCGACCGGGCTGCCTACGACCGGTCGATCCGGGTGCTGGCGGACGCGGTGGAGCGGGCCCGGCTGGGCGACCGGGAGAAGCTGGAGGCCACGAGGAGGCTGGCAGCCCTCGCCGGCGGGAGCCGAGCCGGGCGTCAGGCGCATCAACTGGGAAGCGTCGCCATACCGCTCGTTCTCCAGGGGCGGAACCGCGCCGGGACCGGAGCCGTCATAGCAGACGGAACGCTCTCTGACTGA
- a CDS encoding DinB family protein produces the protein MTSEELLQSFWRHRKATQRIADLMPDERFGFRPYEGWRSFAELVLHVADATDRMLAPAAGKAPAQGASPSPEGAAAIRRYLAAKSASQEELVRTLAADPRRPVEWRGMQMPAELLLAQAREHEAHHKGQLMLLARLAGVRDEMFYLDRG, from the coding sequence TTGACGAGTGAAGAGCTGCTCCAGTCCTTCTGGAGACACAGGAAGGCCACGCAGCGGATCGCGGATCTCATGCCCGACGAGCGCTTCGGGTTCCGGCCCTACGAGGGCTGGAGGAGCTTTGCCGAGCTGGTGCTTCACGTCGCCGACGCCACCGACCGTATGCTCGCACCCGCGGCCGGCAAGGCCCCGGCGCAGGGAGCCTCCCCCTCCCCCGAGGGGGCGGCCGCGATCCGGCGCTACCTCGCGGCGAAGAGCGCGAGCCAGGAAGAGCTCGTCCGCACCCTGGCCGCCGATCCCCGCCGGCCGGTGGAGTGGCGGGGGATGCAGATGCCGGCCGAGCTGCTCCTCGCCCAGGCGCGGGAGCACGAGGCCCACCACAAGGGCCAGCTGATGCTGCTGGCGCGCCTCGCGGGAGTCCGGGACGAGATGTTCTACCTCGACCGCGGCTGA
- the thiO gene encoding glycine oxidase ThiO, whose amino-acid sequence MSAPALFSRAPDTLVVGGGVIGAAIAWRLARRGHSVALVEASSIAAGASGAAAGMLAAQAEQPHPGALFDAGLLSRRLLLEWREELEGSSGIGLDLVATGLLRVASGDEEERELHRRVAWQSAAGAPARWLDAAALRELEPGLAPSLLGGAFFPADSQLEAPRLARAYALAAAGEGAFLAEGLPAAGLLREGRRVTGLLLADGRRQPAGRVVLAAGHAAARLWPPLGERLALHPVRGQILALRPFPGTAPRHTIFASTGYLVPKPDGRLLVGSVEEEGEWQARTRLDVLDRLARAAVELVPALASAEPVAAWAGLRPKLGDGLPVLGFWPGADGLYVAAGHFRNGILLSALSGEAAALDLLGEELPPELGHAVAAFRPEARELPGAGSPSSTD is encoded by the coding sequence ATGAGCGCTCCGGCGCTCTTCTCCCGCGCCCCCGACACGCTGGTCGTGGGGGGTGGCGTGATCGGCGCCGCCATCGCCTGGCGGCTCGCCCGCCGCGGCCACTCCGTGGCGCTGGTGGAGGCTTCCTCCATCGCCGCCGGAGCCTCGGGCGCCGCGGCCGGCATGCTCGCCGCGCAGGCCGAGCAGCCCCACCCGGGCGCCCTTTTCGACGCCGGCCTCCTCTCGCGCAGGCTCCTGCTCGAGTGGCGGGAAGAGCTGGAAGGGAGCAGCGGCATCGGGCTGGACCTGGTGGCGACCGGTCTCCTCCGCGTCGCCTCCGGCGACGAGGAGGAGCGCGAACTCCACCGCCGGGTGGCCTGGCAGTCGGCGGCCGGCGCCCCTGCCCGCTGGCTGGATGCGGCGGCGCTGCGGGAGCTCGAGCCCGGGCTCGCCCCCTCGCTCCTCGGCGGGGCCTTCTTCCCCGCGGACAGCCAGCTCGAGGCGCCCCGCCTGGCCAGGGCGTACGCGCTGGCAGCCGCCGGCGAGGGCGCCTTCTTGGCTGAGGGGCTGCCCGCCGCCGGGCTGCTCCGGGAGGGCCGGCGAGTGACCGGCCTGCTCCTGGCCGACGGCCGCCGCCAGCCCGCGGGCCGCGTCGTCCTGGCCGCGGGCCATGCCGCCGCCCGCCTCTGGCCCCCTCTCGGGGAGCGGTTGGCGCTCCACCCGGTGCGCGGGCAGATCCTCGCCCTCCGGCCGTTTCCGGGCACGGCACCGCGCCACACGATCTTCGCCTCCACCGGCTACCTGGTCCCCAAACCGGACGGGCGGCTGCTGGTGGGCTCGGTGGAGGAGGAGGGCGAATGGCAAGCCCGCACCCGGCTCGACGTTCTCGACCGGCTGGCCCGGGCGGCGGTGGAGCTGGTTCCCGCGCTGGCCTCCGCCGAGCCGGTCGCGGCCTGGGCGGGCCTCCGCCCGAAGCTGGGCGACGGCCTCCCGGTCCTGGGCTTCTGGCCGGGAGCGGATGGGCTCTACGTGGCCGCGGGCCACTTCCGGAACGGCATCCTGCTCTCGGCCCTGAGCGGAGAGGCGGCCGCACTCGACCTGCTCGGGGAGGAGCTCCCGCCCGAACTCGGCCACGCCGTGGCGGCCTTCCGGCCGGAAGCGCGGGAGCTCCCCGGGGCCGGCTCGCCCTCCTCCACGGATTGA
- a CDS encoding acyltransferase family protein, whose protein sequence is MVPVEPRRYITGLDGLRAVAVLAVIAYHLGMAQARGGLLGVDVFFVISGYLITDQLAAEYRRSGRIALGHFWLRRARRLLPALYAMLLIVAAYLALVDPARLVNLRGDLLAAWVYVSNWWFIFHKVSYFARFGPPSPLGHLWSLAVEEQFYLLWPLLLLAGLRLLRRRSRLVPAVLGLAAASALAMALLFQPGGDPTRVYDGTDTRAFALLIGAALALLWPSGAPPRAARPPARLALEAAGAAGLLVIGAMLAWSDEYGSFLYQGGMVLVSVATAAVIAAATPGEGRIARLLSWAPLRWIGLRSYGIYLWHYPVIALTTPVSEMNEFRPERAAIQVGATLLIAALSYRFVEEPFRRGAARRWWEAAHDAGETGRWLRARGWATAAAAALVVALASWGLAGLAPLDGGRISGSGWLPAAGSLDPAPSPAASASPVPGQGGGGAPLVHGPGRRGDQLLPAPGGGSGERPAGRVAGAKPGGGGAAAEEPQAGPGKEVTAIGDSVLLDVAPYLRELLPGAVIDGRVGRQLVEAPKVVAELRAQGKLGDRVIIELGTNGPFTRDQLAALLDDLRSAKEVVLVNVRVPRPWERSVNATIDATARRFPRVRVVDWYGASAGKAEYFYPDGVHLNPEGARAYAEMLAQAVKPGGSP, encoded by the coding sequence TTGGTCCCCGTCGAACCACGCCGCTACATCACCGGCCTCGACGGCCTCAGAGCGGTGGCCGTCCTGGCCGTCATCGCCTACCACCTGGGGATGGCCCAGGCGAGGGGCGGCCTCCTGGGTGTGGACGTCTTCTTCGTCATCTCGGGCTACCTGATCACCGACCAGCTGGCGGCGGAATACCGGAGAAGCGGCCGCATCGCCCTGGGTCACTTCTGGCTGCGGCGCGCCCGCCGCCTCCTGCCTGCGCTCTACGCCATGCTCCTGATCGTCGCGGCCTACCTGGCGCTGGTCGATCCGGCCCGGCTGGTCAACCTGCGCGGCGACCTGCTCGCCGCCTGGGTCTATGTCAGCAACTGGTGGTTCATCTTCCACAAAGTCTCCTACTTCGCCCGCTTCGGGCCGCCCTCGCCGCTGGGTCACCTCTGGTCGCTGGCGGTGGAGGAGCAGTTCTATCTTCTCTGGCCGCTTCTGCTCCTGGCGGGGCTTCGCCTCCTCCGCCGGAGGAGCCGGCTGGTCCCGGCGGTTCTGGGGCTGGCCGCGGCCTCGGCGCTGGCCATGGCGCTCCTCTTCCAGCCGGGCGGGGATCCCACCCGCGTCTACGACGGCACCGACACCCGCGCCTTCGCCCTGCTGATCGGAGCCGCGCTGGCGCTCCTCTGGCCGAGCGGGGCGCCTCCCCGGGCGGCCCGTCCGCCCGCCCGGCTCGCCCTGGAGGCGGCGGGCGCGGCCGGTCTCCTGGTCATCGGAGCCATGCTGGCGTGGAGCGACGAGTACGGGAGCTTTCTCTACCAGGGCGGGATGGTGCTGGTCTCGGTGGCCACCGCGGCGGTGATCGCCGCGGCGACGCCGGGAGAGGGGAGGATCGCCCGGCTTCTCAGCTGGGCGCCTCTCCGCTGGATCGGCCTGCGCTCGTACGGGATCTACCTCTGGCACTACCCGGTCATCGCGCTCACCACGCCGGTGAGCGAGATGAACGAGTTCCGGCCGGAGCGGGCGGCGATCCAGGTGGGGGCGACGCTGTTGATCGCCGCCCTCTCCTACCGCTTCGTGGAGGAACCGTTCCGCCGCGGGGCGGCGCGGCGCTGGTGGGAGGCGGCGCACGACGCGGGCGAGACGGGGAGGTGGCTCCGGGCGCGCGGCTGGGCCACCGCTGCTGCGGCCGCGCTGGTGGTGGCCCTCGCCTCCTGGGGGTTGGCGGGGCTCGCGCCCCTGGATGGAGGCCGGATCTCCGGTTCGGGCTGGCTGCCGGCGGCGGGCTCGCTGGATCCGGCCCCCTCGCCGGCGGCTTCCGCCTCCCCGGTGCCCGGGCAGGGAGGCGGGGGGGCGCCGCTCGTCCATGGGCCCGGGAGACGCGGAGACCAGCTGCTGCCCGCGCCCGGCGGCGGGAGCGGGGAACGCCCCGCGGGTCGCGTGGCCGGCGCGAAGCCGGGCGGCGGAGGCGCCGCCGCGGAAGAGCCGCAGGCGGGACCGGGGAAGGAGGTGACGGCCATCGGGGACTCCGTCCTGCTGGACGTCGCCCCGTACCTCCGCGAGCTTCTGCCCGGCGCGGTCATCGACGGACGCGTGGGCCGCCAGCTGGTCGAGGCGCCGAAGGTGGTGGCCGAACTGCGCGCCCAGGGGAAGCTGGGCGACCGGGTGATCATCGAGCTCGGCACCAACGGGCCCTTCACCCGCGACCAGCTGGCCGCTCTCCTCGACGACCTCCGCTCGGCCAAGGAGGTGGTGCTGGTCAACGTGCGCGTCCCCCGCCCCTGGGAACGGTCGGTCAACGCCACCATCGACGCCACGGCCCGGCGCTTCCCCAGGGTGAGGGTGGTCGACTGGTACGGGGCCAGCGCGGGCAAGGCGGAGTATTTCTACCCGGACGGCGTCCACCTCAATCCCGAGGGGGCCCGTGCCTATGCGGAGATGCTGGCTCAGGCGGTGAAGCCGGGCGGCTCGCCCTGA
- a CDS encoding patatin-like phospholipase family protein, with protein sequence MARSVGVALSGGSIYGFVHAGVLRALHELGVEVAAVAGTSAGAIVAALYAFGAYDPSIPPDPRVWRIIDARWWGWPFANVIRSRPSGLLRLTPLMRFVREEVGDVPLRSSPLPLAVVATDLASGEPAVFSSVEEPARGLGGGETPVDVAVAASCAVPLVFEPVRWQGRVLVDGGLSDNLPVRWVRRLGADRVLAVDFGGVPATLASEGRAAMRDVLQATVYHVTHRRQTDPLDHADLVLRPDAPAVRRPDRRRLPGIRLRFPRTPERSPAAGPSRAIPASRRLLRVRTVPASRRSRSSAGARASLRIRGAGRGSRTGRRPRGTERGIRRCARTSRSRGRAAVAGRGASTRAGCGFLPHRPMRTVGTSISVKPTAAPTSAGSRGRRRRTPRSVSPSVKK encoded by the coding sequence ATGGCACGAAGTGTGGGGGTCGCCCTTTCGGGGGGAAGCATCTACGGCTTCGTCCATGCGGGGGTGTTGCGGGCGCTCCACGAACTGGGCGTGGAGGTGGCGGCGGTGGCCGGCACCAGCGCCGGGGCGATCGTGGCGGCGCTCTACGCCTTCGGCGCCTACGACCCCTCCATCCCCCCGGACCCGAGGGTCTGGCGGATCATCGACGCGCGCTGGTGGGGCTGGCCTTTCGCCAACGTCATCCGGAGCCGGCCGTCCGGCCTGCTCCGGCTCACGCCCCTGATGCGCTTCGTGCGCGAGGAAGTCGGCGACGTCCCCCTCCGCTCCTCGCCCCTCCCCCTGGCGGTGGTGGCCACCGATCTCGCCAGCGGCGAGCCGGCAGTCTTCTCCAGCGTGGAGGAGCCCGCCCGGGGACTGGGGGGCGGCGAGACTCCGGTCGACGTGGCGGTGGCCGCTTCCTGCGCCGTGCCGCTCGTCTTCGAGCCGGTCCGCTGGCAGGGCCGCGTGCTGGTGGACGGCGGCCTGAGCGACAACCTCCCCGTCCGCTGGGTCCGCCGGCTCGGCGCGGACCGGGTCCTGGCCGTCGACTTCGGAGGCGTGCCGGCCACCCTGGCCTCGGAAGGCAGGGCGGCCATGCGCGACGTCCTCCAGGCGACGGTCTATCACGTCACCCATCGCCGACAGACCGACCCGCTGGACCATGCGGACCTGGTCCTCCGTCCGGACGCGCCCGCGGTGCGCCGTCCCGACCGGCGCAGGCTGCCTGGTATCCGGCTACGATTCCCGCGCACGCCGGAGAGATCCCCGGCGGCTGGTCCCAGCCGAGCGATCCCGGCTTCGCGACGCCTCCTCCGGGTCCGAACCGTTCCCGCCTCGAGAAGGTCCAGGTCGTCCGCCGGCGCGCGCGCCTCCCTCCGGATCCGGGGCGCGGGCCGGGGCAGCCGGACCGGGCGGAGGCCCAGGGGGACGGAGCGCGGGATCAGACGGTGCGCGCGAACGAGCCGGAGCCGGGGGCGCGCAGCCGTCGCGGGCCGCGGCGCATCGACCCGCGCCGGGTGCGGATTCCTTCCCCACAGGCCGATGAGAACCGTGGGCACGAGCATCAGCGTCAAGCCCACCGCCGCCCCCACCAGCGCCGGATCCCGGGGCAGGAGAAGGCGGACGCCGAGGAGCGTCAGCCCGTCCGTGAAGAAGTGA
- the thiE gene encoding thiamine phosphate synthase has protein sequence MPGAVFHLITDRERSSGDLRLALAEAVAAGVRWIQIREKTAPAQALFRFGRALQTDPRTRAAALLVNDRADVAMALSAAGVHLARKSLPVGPVRRFLPQAMLVGASVHSRQEALEAAEAGADYVTFGPVFPTRSHPGQAGQGLEALAEVVEAVRLPVLAIGGITPENVGRVLATGAAGVAAIGAVLEAPSPGAATRRLLDAIESAPARPRFPFPGPSTAGAVSMTFGR, from the coding sequence ATGCCCGGGGCTGTCTTCCACCTGATCACCGACCGCGAACGGAGTAGCGGCGATCTTCGCCTCGCCCTGGCGGAGGCCGTCGCCGCCGGCGTCCGCTGGATCCAGATCCGCGAGAAGACGGCGCCGGCGCAAGCACTCTTCCGTTTCGGGCGGGCGCTCCAGACCGATCCGAGGACACGGGCGGCCGCGCTGCTGGTCAACGATCGCGCGGACGTGGCCATGGCCCTCTCCGCCGCGGGCGTCCACCTGGCCAGGAAGAGCCTTCCTGTCGGTCCGGTGCGGCGCTTCCTTCCGCAGGCGATGCTCGTGGGCGCCAGCGTCCACTCGCGCCAGGAAGCGCTGGAGGCGGCGGAGGCAGGCGCCGACTACGTCACCTTCGGCCCGGTCTTCCCCACGCGTTCCCATCCGGGTCAGGCGGGGCAGGGATTGGAGGCCCTGGCGGAGGTGGTGGAGGCCGTCCGGCTTCCGGTGCTGGCCATCGGCGGAATCACGCCGGAGAACGTGGGCAGGGTTCTGGCCACAGGGGCGGCCGGCGTCGCCGCCATCGGCGCCGTTCTGGAGGCGCCCAGCCCGGGCGCCGCCACCCGCCGGCTCCTGGACGCCATCGAGTCCGCCCCCGCGCGCCCCCGCTTTCCCTTCCCGGGCCCATCCACCGCTGGCGCCGTTTCTATGACCTTCGGGAGGTGA